From Natronincola ferrireducens, the proteins below share one genomic window:
- the pdaB gene encoding polysaccharide deacetylase family sporulation protein PdaB yields MKIYIFSKRVVAVIIVAILVLLGFFTFFTSFTKSFAGITAVFSPQRKLPIYSVETEEKKVAISFDAAWGDEFTDDILNTLDKYNVKTTFFLVGFWVDKYPDMVKKIHDRGHEIGNHSSTHPHMSKITREQIVKELKTTEEKIEAITGIRPTVFRPPFGDYNNLLIDTAKELGYHTIQWDVDSLDWKEMGVHAVVDRVSRNAKKGSIILFHNNAKYVAEYLPLVLEKLQEQGYEIVPISQLILHEDYIIDHSGRQKRVN; encoded by the coding sequence ATGAAAATCTATATTTTTTCTAAAAGAGTCGTTGCTGTAATTATAGTGGCTATACTGGTGTTATTAGGATTTTTTACCTTCTTTACTAGCTTTACTAAAAGCTTTGCAGGAATAACAGCCGTTTTTTCACCCCAGAGAAAGCTGCCTATTTATAGTGTAGAAACTGAAGAAAAAAAGGTGGCCATTAGTTTTGATGCAGCATGGGGGGATGAATTCACAGATGATATTTTAAATACTTTAGATAAGTATAACGTAAAAACAACCTTTTTTTTGGTTGGATTTTGGGTAGACAAATATCCGGATATGGTGAAAAAAATCCATGATAGGGGCCACGAGATAGGAAACCATTCCTCTACCCATCCCCATATGTCCAAAATAACTCGAGAGCAAATCGTGAAAGAATTGAAAACAACTGAAGAAAAAATAGAGGCCATCACAGGTATAAGACCAACTGTTTTTAGACCTCCCTTTGGGGATTACAATAATCTATTAATAGATACAGCAAAGGAACTAGGCTACCATACAATTCAATGGGATGTTGATTCCTTAGATTGGAAAGAGATGGGGGTCCATGCTGTTGTTGATAGGGTTTCTAGAAATGCAAAAAAGGGATCTATTATACTATTTCATAATAATGCAAAGTATGTGGCAGAGTATTTACCATTAGTTTTGGAGAAGCTTCAGGAACAGGGCTATGAAATTGTACCGATATCCCAATTAATTCTACACGAAGATTACATTATAGATCATTCTGGTAGACAAAAAAGAGTTAATTAA